In Musa acuminata AAA Group cultivar baxijiao chromosome BXJ3-9, Cavendish_Baxijiao_AAA, whole genome shotgun sequence, a single genomic region encodes these proteins:
- the LOC135649575 gene encoding probable isoaspartyl peptidase/L-asparaginase 2: protein MWKRREEEAEMGGWAIAVHGGAGVDPKLAEERQEEARRVLRRCLGVGAAGLRAGLPAVDVVEMVVRELETDPVFNSGRGSALTQEGTVEMEASIMDGRGRRCGSVSGLTTVKNPVSLARLVMDRSPHSYLAFHGAEDFAREQGVEVVDNSYFITDENVRMLKLAKEANSIVYDYRVPVPSADTCSASAGLVGATTDGGLQMNGLPISIYAPETVGCVAVDSGGWCAAATSTGGLMNKMSGRIGDSPLIGSGTYACGACAVSCTGEGEAIIRSTLARDVAALMEYKGLGLQEAVDYALKERLDEGKAGLIAVSRNGEVAYGFNTVGMFRGCATEEGFMDVAIW, encoded by the exons ATGTGGAAGAGGCGAGAAGAAGAGGCAGAGATGGGGGGCTGGGCGATTGCCGTGCATGGGGGAGCTGGTGTGGACCCCAAATTGGCGGAGGAACGGCAGGAGGAGGCGCGGCGGGTGCTGAGACGATGCCTTGGTGTGGGCGCCGCCGGCCTGCGAGCCGGCCTCCCCGCCGTGGACGTGGTGGAGATGGTGGTCCGGGAGCTGGAGACCGACCCGGTGTTTAACTCCGGTCGCGGGTCCGCTCTGACTCAGGAGGGCACCGTGGAGATGGAGGCCAGCATCATGGACGGCCGGGGACGCCGCTGCGGTTCCGTCTCCGGCCTCACCACCGTCAAGAACCCCGTCTCCCTCGCTCGCCTCGTCATGGACAGGTCTCCCCACTCCTACCTCGCTTTCCACGGCGCCGAGGATTTCGCCCGCGAacag GGGGTTGAAGTGGTGGACAATAGCTACTTCATCACTGATGAGAATGTGCGTATGCTGAAGCTGGCAAAGGAAGCAAACAGTATCGTG TACGATTACAGAGTTCCAGTCCCGAGCGCGGACACCTGCAGCGCCAGCGCTGGACTGGTGGGTGCAACGACAGATGGGGGCCTGCAGATGAACGGCCTCCCAATCAGCATCTACGCGCCGGAGACCGTCGGATGCGTGGCGGTCGACAGCGGTGGGTGGTGCGCCGCCGCGACGTCCACCGGAGGGCTCATGAACAAGATGAGTGGCCGAATCGGGGACTCGCCCTTGATCGGCTCCGGCACCTACGCCTGCGGAGCCTGCGCCGTGTCGTGCACCGGCGAGGGCGAGGCCATCATCCGAAGCACCCTAGCGAGAGATGTGGCAGCGCTGATGGAGTACAAGGGGCTCGGCCTCCAGGAGGCGGTGGACTACGCTCTCAAAGAGAGGCTGGACGAGGGCAAGGCCGGGCTCATCGCCGTGTCGAGGAATGGTGAGGTGGCCTATGGATTCAATACCGTGGGTATGTTTAGAGGATGTGCAACGGAGGAGGGGTTTATGGATGTGGCCATATGGTAG